CTCGATACCTTTGCGACCTATTTTCATCAAATGGATAAAGAGTATATAGTTCGATATTGTAAGTGATGTTGTTGGATAATTTAAAATCTCCGTTAACAGTTGCTTCAATACCACTCAGATTAATTGATTCGAGTTCCTGAAATTTTCTTGTGCTATCGGAGCTTGTGGTAATTTCTTCATAAACATCATTATTAAAGGTTTGAGACAATCCCAACCCAGCCTTGATAGTGAGATCGCTTCGAGAACTGCTTCTTATTAATCGTACATTCAGCCCAAACCCCTCTTCCAAATTTACAGGCATAAAGGACGGAGCAGTCTGGATATCATTAATATTTGTTAAAATGTCAATTGTATCCCCCTTTACATTACATTTATAAACAGTAGCCATTTCACTGGAAAAATAGGAAGTGTTTGGAAAAATATTTGTTTCTAATCGAAAACGACTATAAATACCGAAGGACTCAATTAAATAATAAATAAATTGAGTAGGAATTTGGATTCTATTTGAATAAACACGAAAATCCTGGTTTTGTTCCTTGCTGAATCCAAGGGATAAATTCTGTCCCGAATCAAAATAATAAGGGAATTTGTCCAGTTTTATTTCATTTTCCAAATTTGTACTTAGAGTAATATTTGTATTATTCCCATCCTTGCTTGCGGTATTATCACTCGTAAGCATAAAACTTCCGGAAAGGGAGGTGTATCTTTGCCATTCTCTTTTCTTAAACATATCCACCATTTCAGGTAAGATGCCAGCTCCGATAAAATTATCGTTACTATTCATTACAATAGTTATTTCAGTTAATTCACTCTCCAAAACCCTCACGGTGGTAAAATTGATATATGTTTTTGGAGTTTCTTTATATTTGATAATTTTATAAATTCCGGGCTTCAGCAACCATGTATCCTGTTTTTCTCCCTGTTCATCCTCATCTGCACTATATTTCATTCCGATGCTTTCCGAATATTCTCGGAGTTGATAAATCTCGTAGGGTTCACGCAAATACGATCTGCTTTCATCAATAATTCGGACTATCAAACCAGACCAAGTAACCGGAACAATTGTGGTGCCTTCATTTGTAACTGTAATCTTTTTATGGATTAGATTTTTTTTTGTATCAGCAGAACCCAGAACTACAGTGTATTCACCGGGCTCAACAAACACGCTTTTTCCTATAAGGCACTCACTTTTTACAATTTGCCCATCTTGGTAGATATAATAGGATGGCTCTTGTTCTTTTTCGGAAATTGCAGGAACAAAAATTCTTCCCAACCCAATCTGATCATCCACACCTTCCTTCTCCAATTGAATTTTAGCGGGATCTGTGTTCCAAGTTGAATTATATCCATAATCGTCAGCACACAAAAAACTGATATTAAATGTGATAAAAATAAAAAGCAATAAAGTTATTATTTTTTTCATGGTTCCTCCAATTCTTATTCTGATTTATTTTGTAATTTAAAATAGGTTATCATATCCTCTATAAAACTATTAAATTCAATATTCAGATTATCACTAAGGACTTTTGTAAAATAACTCATACTGTTTGTGTACAATTTTGTATATGAAGTGAGAGTTTTTGTAAAAACCACATCGTTCGTTTTCAGATCAATGAACTGAATTTCGATTTGCAAATCGGCTCGGATAATCAGATTATTTTCGTATTTTTCGATTTTTTTGATAGTTCCTTTTATCTTATAATCAGGCGTCAACTCAAGATAACGTAGCTTACAATTTTCAACAATTCCCAAGGTATTAATATGATTAACCAGCAGATTTGTTATTGCATTTTGCGGACGCAACGCCCACAAACTAAATTGATCATAGAATATTTCGTGAGCAGAATGGCGGATAACAATACGCGAATTATCGTAAGTACGATCTGTCTGAAATTCGTCAACGACAATATTATAGGGAAAAGGTTTTTCAATTTTGAGTTCTGTGATTGGCAGGGGTTTATATTGCAAAACATAAAATCGAGCATATTTTGCCTGTCCGCAGGAAATGACAATCAGCAGAAGAACAATCAAAAAAATCTTATTTTTGAGATTCATTGTTTGGAATATTTTTGTTTTCACTCTCCACTACCTCCAAAGTAATTAGTTGAACCGCGCTTTTTAAATATATTAGATGGGTCTTCGGCAATTAGACGGGAAAATTCGTTTAAATTCTGCATTGTTTCTTTGAGAAGGCGGATAGAATATACAATATCTTCTCGGCTTTCTCCAAAAGTATAATTGATATTTTTGACAGAAAGGTTCAGCTCTTTCACTGTCATATCAATGTTATTTATCGTTTCATTTATTGTTGCCATATCAATTTGTGCTGATTTTTCGCGGATATTTTTCATAAGCAAAGCAAATTCTTCTGAAATAACAGATACATTTTGCATAGAGCTATTAAAGTTTGCCCGATTTTCTGTTAAAATATCATTCAGATTAGTTAATGATTTTCTTGTTTCGTCAATTACTTGCTCAATATTTTCCTTATTTTCTCCGCCGGTCATTTTGGCTAAATTATTCAAAATAACCTCAACTTTTTCCGCAATCACTTCCGCTTTGCCGGTTATTTTATCCAAAGTGGATTTACCAGCGGTAATATATGAATTCGGTTTAAGATTTTCAGCCCGAATATCTCCCCCGATAAGTTCGACTTTTTTTAAGCCGGTGATCCCAACGGCAGCGAGAACTGCCGTTACATCCTTCTTGATTGGGGTTCCTTGCTTCACGCTTAATGTAACGATTACTGTGGAGACATCTTTGGGGTCAATGGTCAAATCCTCAATACGCCCAATGCGAATCCCATGATATTGCACCGCTCCACCAACATTTAATCCTGCAACCGAGACGTTTTTATAAGCAATATAATATGTATCCTGCTTGTTCAATAATGATTTACCCACGATCAATGCA
This genomic window from Candidatus Cloacimonadota bacterium contains:
- a CDS encoding MlaD family protein encodes the protein MVSKAQKIRLGIFVITACVLLFALIALIVGKSLLNKQDTYYIAYKNVSVAGLNVGGAVQYHGIRIGRIEDLTIDPKDVSTVIVTLSVKQGTPIKKDVTAVLAAVGITGLKKVELIGGDIRAENLKPNSYITAGKSTLDKITGKAEVIAEKVEVILNNLAKMTGGENKENIEQVIDETRKSLTNLNDILTENRANFNSSMQNVSVISEEFALLMKNIREKSAQIDMATINETINNIDMTVKELNLSVKNINYTFGESREDIVYSIRLLKETMQNLNEFSRLIAEDPSNIFKKRGSTNYFGGSGE